A window of Sphingomonas adhaesiva contains these coding sequences:
- a CDS encoding catalase, translating into MSNDGTHIGHGGETHQQAGGDAAVLTTNHGVPVSDNQNSLKSGARGPTLLEDFVLREKIFHFDHERIPERIVHARGSGAHGVFEATADISDLSKAAVFTKGEKTEVFVRFSTVAGGAGSVDTPRDVRGFAVKFYTREGNWDLVGNNIPVFFIQDAIKFPDLVHSVKMEADRAYPQAGSAHDTFWDWASLMPEATHMLMWAMSDRTLPRSFRTMEGFGVHTFKLVNAEGKAQFVKFHWKPKLGLQSTIWDEALKLQAADNDYQRRDLWEAIDSGAFPEWELGIQVFDQAFAEAQPYDVLDATKLIPEEDVPVRIIGTLTLNRNPDNFFAETEQVAFLPTNIVPGIDFSNDPLLQGRLFSYLDTQNSRLGTTNFHQIPINAPRCPFGNFQRDGKMQTHVPKGRANYEPNSLAAHGEDGGPRESRERGFATVNAATGADEQGDKLRIRAELFADHYSQARLFYRSQTQSEQAHIASSFVFELSKVGVLDQVPPRMVANLRNVDEDLARRVAEGLGIDLPEKAKAAREPVDMAPSDALSIHKNMKDTLEGRAVGILFADGSDAATLDTLIAAVDGAGGKPVLVSPRVGGATLSDGSRRKADGQLAGTPSQLFDAVAVVLSQEGCTALLKEGAAVQFVMDAFGHLKAIGASDAARPLLDKAGVEPDAGVTAADASFVAAAAKRFYDREPKVRTLV; encoded by the coding sequence CGAAAAGATCTTCCACTTCGACCACGAGCGCATTCCGGAGCGGATCGTCCATGCGCGCGGTTCCGGCGCGCACGGCGTGTTCGAGGCGACCGCGGACATCAGCGACCTGAGCAAGGCGGCGGTCTTCACCAAGGGCGAGAAGACCGAGGTGTTCGTCCGCTTCTCCACGGTCGCGGGCGGGGCCGGATCGGTCGACACCCCGCGCGACGTGCGCGGCTTCGCGGTCAAATTCTACACGCGCGAGGGCAATTGGGACCTCGTCGGCAACAACATCCCGGTCTTCTTCATCCAGGATGCGATCAAATTCCCCGACCTGGTCCACTCGGTGAAGATGGAGGCGGACCGCGCCTATCCGCAGGCGGGCAGCGCGCACGACACCTTCTGGGACTGGGCCAGCCTGATGCCCGAGGCGACGCACATGCTGATGTGGGCGATGTCCGACCGCACCCTGCCGCGCAGCTTCCGCACGATGGAGGGGTTCGGCGTCCACACGTTCAAGCTGGTCAATGCCGAGGGCAAGGCGCAGTTCGTCAAGTTCCACTGGAAGCCGAAGCTGGGGCTGCAATCGACCATCTGGGACGAGGCGCTGAAGCTGCAGGCGGCCGACAACGACTATCAGCGCCGCGATCTGTGGGAGGCGATCGACAGCGGCGCCTTCCCCGAGTGGGAGCTGGGGATCCAGGTGTTCGACCAGGCCTTCGCCGAGGCGCAGCCCTATGACGTGCTGGACGCGACGAAGCTGATCCCGGAGGAGGACGTCCCCGTCCGCATCATCGGCACGCTGACGCTGAACCGCAACCCGGACAATTTCTTCGCCGAGACCGAGCAGGTCGCGTTCCTGCCGACCAATATCGTGCCGGGGATCGACTTCTCCAACGACCCGCTGCTGCAGGGGCGGCTGTTCAGCTATCTCGACACGCAGAACTCGCGGCTGGGGACGACCAACTTCCACCAGATCCCGATCAACGCGCCGCGCTGTCCGTTCGGCAATTTCCAGCGCGACGGGAAGATGCAGACGCACGTCCCCAAGGGCCGCGCCAATTACGAGCCGAACAGCCTGGCCGCGCACGGCGAGGACGGCGGTCCGCGCGAAAGCCGGGAGCGCGGCTTCGCGACGGTGAATGCCGCCACCGGCGCAGACGAACAGGGCGACAAATTGCGCATCCGCGCCGAGCTGTTCGCGGATCACTACAGCCAGGCGCGGCTGTTCTACCGCTCGCAGACGCAGAGCGAGCAGGCGCATATCGCGTCGTCGTTCGTGTTCGAACTGTCGAAGGTGGGCGTGCTGGATCAGGTGCCGCCGCGGATGGTCGCCAACCTGCGCAACGTCGACGAGGATCTGGCGCGCCGCGTCGCGGAGGGGCTGGGCATCGACCTGCCCGAAAAGGCGAAGGCCGCGCGCGAGCCGGTCGACATGGCGCCGTCCGACGCGCTGTCGATCCACAAGAACATGAAGGACACGCTGGAGGGACGCGCCGTCGGCATCCTCTTTGCGGACGGCAGCGATGCCGCGACGCTTGATACGCTGATCGCGGCGGTCGACGGCGCGGGGGGCAAGCCGGTGCTGGTGTCGCCCAGGGTCGGCGGCGCGACGCTGTCCGACGGCAGCAGGCGCAAGGCGGACGGACAGCTGGCCGGCACCCCGTCGCAGCTGTTCGACGCGGTCGCGGTCGTGCTGTCGCAGGAGGGTTGCACCGCGCTGCTGAAGGAGGGCGCGGCGGTGCAGTTCGTGATGGATGCGTTCGGCCATCTGAAGGCGATCGGCGCGAGCGACGCCGCGCGACCGCTGCTGGACAAGGCGGGCGTCGAGCCGGATGCGGGCGTCACCGCGGCGGACGCATCGTTCGTGGCAGCGGCGGCGAAGCGCTTCTACGACCGCGAGCCGAAGGTGCGGACGCTGGTGTGA
- a CDS encoding crotonase/enoyl-CoA hydratase family protein, with protein sequence MAYEQIIYEVADGVATITLNRPEKLNAFTGTMMHEMIAAFDAVDADDDVRCVIVTGAGRAFCAGADLSAGAKTFDYDNRTDRPEKGGGTKTLSYEMEEARDGGGRLTLRIFECLKPVIAAINGPAVGVGSTMTLPMDIRLAGDSARMGFVFARRGIVPEAASSYFLPRVVGISQALEWCYSGRVFDAAEAQAGGLVKEVVPGDRLLARAHAIAREIADNTAPVSVALTRQMLWRGLGYAHPMDAHKVDSRAILSRGRSGDAKEGVTSFLEKRTPVYPDRVSSHMPDFVPWWEEQVYS encoded by the coding sequence GTGGCCTATGAGCAGATCATCTACGAGGTGGCGGACGGCGTCGCCACGATCACGCTGAACCGCCCGGAGAAGCTGAACGCCTTCACCGGCACGATGATGCACGAGATGATCGCCGCGTTCGACGCGGTCGATGCCGACGACGACGTGCGCTGCGTGATCGTCACCGGCGCGGGGCGCGCCTTCTGCGCCGGGGCGGACCTGTCGGCGGGGGCCAAGACCTTCGACTACGACAACCGCACCGACCGGCCCGAGAAGGGCGGCGGCACGAAGACGCTGAGCTATGAGATGGAGGAGGCGCGCGATGGCGGCGGCCGGCTGACGCTGCGCATCTTCGAATGCCTCAAGCCCGTGATCGCCGCGATCAACGGTCCTGCGGTGGGCGTCGGTTCCACCATGACGCTGCCGATGGACATCCGCCTCGCCGGCGACAGCGCGCGCATGGGGTTCGTCTTCGCGCGCCGCGGGATCGTGCCGGAGGCGGCGTCGAGCTACTTCCTGCCGCGCGTCGTCGGCATCAGCCAGGCGCTGGAATGGTGCTATTCGGGGCGCGTGTTCGACGCCGCCGAGGCGCAGGCGGGCGGGCTGGTCAAGGAGGTGGTGCCCGGCGACCGGCTGCTGGCGCGTGCGCATGCGATCGCGCGCGAGATCGCGGACAATACCGCGCCCGTCTCGGTCGCGCTGACGCGTCAGATGCTGTGGCGGGGGCTGGGCTATGCGCATCCGATGGACGCGCACAAGGTGGACAGCCGCGCCATCCTGTCGCGCGGCCGCTCGGGCGATGCGAAGGAGGGCGTGACCTCGTTCCTGGAGAAGCGTACCCCGGTGTATCCGGACCGCGTCAGCAGCCACATGCCCGATTTCGTGCCGTGGTGGGAGGAGCAGGTCTATTCCTGA
- a CDS encoding haloacid dehalogenase type II: MAGLRPKYISFDCYGTLIYFEMAPAAERVYGGERVAPDQMAAFKESFSAFRLDEVLGAWKPYRDVVESALRRTCARHGVEYRDSDVERIYAEIPTWNPHPDVVEPLTRVGEEYRLVILSNSMVDLIPHSVAKLGATFHAVFTAEEAQAYKPRMQAFEYMIDQLDAVPEDFLHVSSSFRYDHMTAHDVGIRNKAFVNRGHEPSTPYYQVNEISSIAGLPGLVGL; encoded by the coding sequence ATGGCGGGTCTGAGGCCGAAATACATCTCGTTCGATTGCTACGGCACGCTCATCTACTTCGAAATGGCCCCCGCCGCGGAGCGCGTCTATGGCGGCGAGCGTGTCGCGCCCGACCAGATGGCGGCGTTCAAGGAGAGCTTCTCCGCCTTCCGCCTCGACGAGGTGCTGGGCGCGTGGAAGCCGTATCGCGACGTGGTCGAGAGCGCGCTGCGCCGCACCTGCGCGCGCCACGGCGTCGAATATCGCGACAGCGACGTGGAGCGCATCTATGCCGAGATCCCGACGTGGAACCCGCACCCCGACGTGGTCGAGCCGCTGACGCGCGTCGGAGAGGAATACAGGCTGGTGATCCTGTCGAATTCGATGGTCGACCTGATCCCGCACAGCGTGGCAAAGCTGGGGGCGACATTCCACGCCGTCTTCACCGCGGAGGAAGCGCAGGCGTACAAGCCGCGGATGCAGGCGTTCGAATATATGATCGATCAGCTGGACGCGGTGCCGGAGGACTTCCTGCACGTCTCCTCCAGCTTCCGCTACGATCACATGACCGCGCACGACGTCGGCATCAGGAACAAGGCGTTCGTCAACCGCGGGCACGAGCCGTCGACGCCATATTACCAGGTCAACGAAATCTCCAGCATCGCGGGTCTGCCGGGGCTGGTGGGGCTGTGA
- a CDS encoding cupin domain-containing protein, with protein sequence MSGVTEKVRDAAAMPAFVHDLRAFAADPAAGEATRETGDAWFAARRVLPYDGPVAVSVMTLEGSGEVTLGFDEFVFVIAGTLTIAADTTREIAADTGAMLPQGLAFGWTAAAGTQAAVVRYLGAGGGADHVVPIDLAATLNPSNPPAADVLTSDVPSCRSHTDYVTPNGEFMCGVWDSTPYARRAIDYRHAELMHLLAGSVTFEDDHGNAATFRRGDLFVMLPGARCSWLSTEDCAKLWVIYRAAA encoded by the coding sequence GTGAGCGGCGTGACGGAAAAGGTGCGCGATGCCGCGGCGATGCCGGCGTTCGTCCACGACCTGCGCGCCTTCGCGGCCGATCCGGCCGCCGGCGAGGCGACGCGCGAGACCGGCGACGCCTGGTTCGCCGCGCGCCGGGTGCTGCCGTATGACGGCCCGGTCGCGGTGTCGGTCATGACGCTGGAGGGCAGCGGCGAGGTGACGCTCGGCTTCGACGAATTCGTCTTCGTGATCGCGGGCACGCTGACGATCGCGGCGGATACCACGCGGGAGATCGCGGCGGACACCGGCGCGATGCTGCCGCAGGGGCTGGCGTTCGGCTGGACCGCCGCGGCGGGCACGCAGGCTGCGGTGGTGCGCTACCTCGGCGCGGGCGGCGGTGCCGATCATGTCGTCCCGATCGACCTCGCCGCGACGCTGAACCCGTCCAACCCGCCCGCGGCGGACGTGCTGACCTCCGACGTGCCGTCGTGCCGCAGCCACACCGATTATGTCACGCCCAACGGCGAGTTCATGTGCGGCGTGTGGGATTCGACCCCCTATGCGCGTCGTGCGATCGACTATCGCCATGCCGAGCTGATGCATTTGCTGGCGGGATCGGTGACGTTCGAGGACGACCACGGCAACGCGGCCACCTTCCGCCGAGGCGACCTGTTCGTCATGCTGCCGGGCGCGCGCTGCTCGTGGCTGTCGACCGAGGATTGCGCGAAGCTGTGGGTGATCTACCGCGCGGCGGCGTGA
- a CDS encoding NADH:flavin oxidoreductase, with amino-acid sequence MSDLFEPLSLARGPAWRNRFMLAPLTNQQSHADGRLSDDEQRWLTKRAAGGFGLTMTAAAHVQPGGQGFPGQLGIFDDAQAPGLTRLAAAIRAEGSVSSVQLHHAGNRSPAELVGTPVCPSDDPDTGARGLSLTEVERLRDDFIAAARRAEAAGFDGVEVHGAHGYILAQFLSADINRRTDRYGGTLENRARLIVEIVDGIRAACRHDFQIGLRLSPERFGLKLMEIREVAAAFLRAGAIDYLDMSLWDVAKEPVESEHQGRPLLDYFTDLPRGGVRLGAAGKIMSGADARAVIAAGCDFAVIGRAAILRHDFPARVRADPDFTSPALPVTARHLADEGLGAAFIGYMSGWPGFVASDAA; translated from the coding sequence ATGAGCGACCTGTTCGAACCCCTGTCGCTGGCGCGCGGGCCGGCGTGGCGCAACCGCTTCATGCTCGCCCCGCTGACCAATCAGCAGAGCCATGCCGATGGCCGCCTGTCCGACGACGAGCAGCGCTGGCTGACGAAGCGCGCCGCGGGCGGCTTCGGGCTGACCATGACGGCGGCGGCGCACGTCCAGCCGGGCGGGCAGGGGTTTCCCGGGCAGCTCGGCATCTTCGACGATGCGCAAGCGCCGGGGCTGACGCGGCTGGCGGCGGCGATCCGGGCGGAGGGATCGGTATCGTCGGTGCAGCTGCACCATGCCGGCAACCGCTCGCCCGCGGAGCTGGTCGGCACCCCGGTCTGCCCCTCCGACGACCCCGACACCGGCGCGCGCGGCTTGTCGCTGACGGAGGTCGAGCGGCTGCGCGACGACTTCATCGCGGCGGCGCGGCGGGCGGAGGCGGCCGGGTTCGACGGGGTCGAGGTACACGGCGCGCACGGCTATATCCTGGCGCAGTTCCTCTCCGCCGACATCAACCGGCGCACCGATCGCTACGGCGGCACGCTGGAGAATCGCGCGCGGCTGATCGTCGAGATCGTCGACGGTATCCGCGCCGCGTGCCGCCACGATTTCCAGATCGGATTGCGGCTGTCGCCCGAGCGGTTCGGGCTGAAGCTGATGGAGATTCGCGAGGTCGCCGCGGCGTTCCTGCGCGCGGGCGCGATCGACTATCTCGACATGTCGCTGTGGGACGTGGCGAAGGAGCCGGTGGAGTCGGAGCATCAGGGGCGCCCGCTGCTCGATTATTTCACCGACCTGCCGCGCGGCGGCGTCAGGCTGGGCGCGGCGGGCAAGATCATGAGCGGGGCGGACGCGCGCGCGGTGATCGCGGCGGGGTGCGACTTCGCGGTGATCGGGCGCGCGGCGATCCTGCGCCACGACTTTCCCGCGCGCGTCCGCGCCGATCCGGACTTCACCTCGCCCGCGCTGCCGGTGACCGCGCGGCATCTGGCGGACGAGGGGCTGGGCGCCGCGTTCATCGGATACATGAGCGGCTGGCCGGGTTTCGTCGCGAGCGATGCAGCCTGA
- a CDS encoding energy transducer TonB: MLMMGVLLAASTQVAALEPAGSWLVDYRDQGCTLARSFGSGADTVAVAWRVLPIGDKAQFIVSRHARDDGLQRSVATLALAGGGTQESPFQAFSYGDRTTRRQQFQVTTTMFRDAPSDTVLTITPALGPAVSLKTTALAKAWKAVDACRASVLGSWGKDPVRLANVVTPPRFVDPHGWIRWTDYPVAAMAKGQMGTTAIAWTVGVDGSVEDCHVTISSGSPDLDDAVCRALIGRARFIPGRDAAGKPVPAMLTRQIVWLMPGQGWKDDNAYVRYQEKLRRDDLASDGGAPKP, from the coding sequence ATGTTGATGATGGGGGTGCTGCTGGCGGCGAGCACACAGGTGGCCGCACTGGAGCCCGCGGGCAGCTGGTTGGTGGATTACCGCGACCAGGGTTGTACGCTGGCGCGGTCGTTTGGAAGCGGTGCCGACACGGTCGCGGTCGCATGGCGCGTGCTGCCCATCGGTGACAAGGCGCAATTCATCGTCAGTCGACATGCGCGCGACGATGGTCTGCAACGCAGTGTGGCGACGCTTGCCCTCGCGGGTGGCGGGACGCAGGAGTCGCCGTTCCAAGCCTTCTCCTACGGCGATCGTACGACGCGCCGCCAGCAGTTTCAGGTCACGACGACGATGTTCCGGGATGCGCCGTCCGATACGGTGCTGACCATCACGCCCGCGCTGGGTCCGGCAGTGAGCCTGAAAACGACCGCACTGGCGAAAGCGTGGAAGGCCGTGGACGCTTGTCGTGCCAGCGTGCTGGGTTCTTGGGGAAAGGATCCGGTTCGGCTCGCGAATGTCGTGACCCCGCCGCGCTTCGTCGATCCGCACGGCTGGATCAGGTGGACGGATTATCCCGTCGCCGCAATGGCGAAGGGACAGATGGGCACTACTGCGATTGCGTGGACCGTCGGTGTCGACGGTAGCGTCGAGGATTGCCACGTCACCATATCCAGCGGATCGCCCGATCTCGATGACGCGGTGTGCAGGGCGCTGATCGGTCGCGCCCGCTTCATTCCGGGGCGTGACGCGGCCGGGAAGCCGGTACCGGCGATGCTGACACGCCAGATCGTCTGGTTGATGCCGGGACAAGGCTGGAAGGACGACAATGCCTATGTCCGCTATCAGGAGAAGCTGCGACGCGACGATCTCGCTTCGGACGGCGGCGCGCCGAAGCCCTGA
- the glsA gene encoding glutaminase A — MNPPLETILRDIAAEITADAAAIERAADAKEEGLAPGPFGIAVTLRDGGTIQAGAADTPFPLQSIAKVFTLQLALSTIGDRLFERVGREPSGDPFDSIVDLERTDGVPRNPFVNAGALVTVDALLDARGADDTPLALVKRATGDASVALDDEVLASEQEAGDLNRAMLSFMRHHGNLRCPPDDVMRAYVEQCAMLLSAAGLSRAGLFLSHTRLTDDEDDCRRARLQRRMLALMMTCGHYDGSGDFALRVGLPAKSGVGGGILAIMPDVASIAVWSRNLDQHGNSILGVRALEMLAHRTGWSVFGPPAAG, encoded by the coding sequence GTGAACCCGCCGCTGGAGACCATCCTGCGCGATATCGCGGCGGAGATCACCGCCGATGCCGCCGCGATCGAACGCGCCGCCGATGCGAAGGAGGAAGGGCTGGCGCCCGGCCCCTTCGGCATCGCGGTCACGCTGCGGGATGGCGGGACGATACAGGCGGGGGCGGCGGACACGCCGTTCCCGCTGCAAAGCATCGCCAAGGTCTTCACGCTGCAACTGGCGCTGTCCACGATCGGCGACCGGCTGTTCGAGCGCGTCGGGCGCGAACCGTCGGGCGATCCGTTCGACTCGATCGTCGATCTGGAGCGGACCGACGGCGTGCCCCGCAACCCCTTCGTCAATGCCGGCGCGCTGGTGACGGTGGATGCGCTGCTCGACGCGCGCGGTGCGGACGACACGCCGCTGGCGCTGGTGAAGCGCGCGACCGGCGACGCGTCCGTGGCGCTGGATGACGAGGTGCTGGCGAGCGAACAGGAAGCGGGCGACCTCAACCGTGCGATGCTTAGCTTCATGCGCCATCACGGCAATCTGCGCTGCCCGCCGGACGACGTGATGCGCGCCTATGTCGAGCAATGCGCGATGTTGCTCAGCGCGGCGGGCCTGTCGCGTGCCGGGCTGTTCCTGTCGCACACCCGGCTGACCGACGACGAGGACGATTGCCGGCGCGCGCGGCTACAGCGGCGGATGCTCGCGCTGATGATGACGTGCGGGCATTACGACGGCTCGGGCGACTTCGCGCTGCGCGTCGGGCTGCCGGCGAAGAGCGGCGTGGGCGGCGGGATCCTGGCGATCATGCCCGATGTCGCGTCGATCGCGGTCTGGTCGCGCAACCTGGACCAGCACGGCAATTCGATCCTGGGCGTGCGCGCGCTGGAAATGCTGGCGCATCGCACCGGCTGGTCGGTGTTCGGGCCGCCCGCCGCCGGCTGA
- a CDS encoding response regulator transcription factor: protein MDLLIVEDDRDYAAALKAELTALSHDVTVATTGPEALTAVDARVFDAVVLDWMLPLLDGPTVVRRMRERGHRLPVLMLTALGLATEKVGGLDAGADDYVVKPAAAIEIDARLRALLRARGWTEGDGDTLRAGDLLVSPGQHRAWRGERALDLANLEFRLLAELARHAGSFVTRAMLIERVWGYDFEPTTNIVDVQIRALRRKLSVGDEADPIVTKRGVGYMLEA, encoded by the coding sequence ATGGACCTGCTGATCGTGGAGGACGACCGGGACTATGCCGCCGCGCTGAAGGCGGAGCTAACCGCGCTGTCGCACGACGTGACCGTGGCGACCACCGGGCCGGAGGCGCTGACCGCGGTGGATGCGCGCGTGTTCGACGCGGTCGTGCTCGACTGGATGCTCCCGCTGCTCGACGGGCCGACCGTGGTGCGCCGGATGCGCGAGCGCGGACACCGCCTGCCCGTGCTGATGCTGACCGCGCTGGGGCTGGCGACCGAGAAGGTCGGCGGGCTGGATGCGGGTGCGGACGATTATGTCGTGAAGCCCGCCGCCGCGATCGAGATCGACGCCCGGCTGCGCGCGCTGCTGCGGGCGCGCGGCTGGACCGAGGGCGACGGCGACACGCTGCGCGCGGGCGACCTGCTGGTCAGCCCGGGGCAGCACCGCGCGTGGCGGGGGGAGCGGGCGCTCGACCTCGCCAATCTGGAGTTCAGGCTGCTGGCGGAGCTGGCGCGCCATGCCGGCAGCTTCGTCACGCGGGCGATGCTGATCGAGCGGGTGTGGGGCTATGATTTCGAGCCGACGACCAACATCGTCGACGTCCAGATCCGCGCGCTGCGCCGCAAGCTGTCGGTGGGGGACGAAGCCGATCCGATCGTGACGAAGCGCGGCGTCGGCTACATGCTGGAGGCGTGA
- the uvrA gene encoding excinuclease ABC subunit UvrA, whose amino-acid sequence MALTTISVRGAREHNLKDVSVDIPRDTLTVITGLSGSGKSSLAFDTIYAEGQRRYVESLSAYARQFLELMQKPDVDHIEGLSPAISIEQKTTSRNPRSTVATVTEIYDYMRLLWARVGVPYSPATGLPIAAQQISQMVDRVMALPEGTRLYLLAPVVRGRKGEYRKEMAEWQKAGFTRVRIDGQLHEIDEAPALDKKYKHDIEVVVDRLVVGGDIATRLADSFEQALKLADGLAYVDPADPARDEYEPRTPESVVLGDHAPPGRIVFSEKFACPVSGFTIAEIEPRLFSFNAPQGACPACDGLGEKMIFDEDLVVPNHDLSIKKGAVVPWAKSNPPSPYYMQVMASLAREFGFSLDTAWGELPGEVKLVILHGTGGKPVTLTFVDGKKSYDVKKPFEGVIGNLNRRLLQTESAWMKEELSKYQSSQACEVCHGARLKPEALAVKIAGEDISHATRMSVVDALAFFTALPDHLGDQQRAIAERILKEIVERLGFLNNVGLDYLNLDRTSGTLSGGESQRIRLASQIGSGLSGVLYVLDEPSIGLHQRDNDMLLATLRRLRDLGNTVIVVEHDEDAIRMADYVIDMGPGAGVHGGKVVAQGTVKQLLKSKTSVTADYLNGTRLVPLPAKRRKGSGKKLTVHNATANNLTGVTASIPLGTFTCITGVSGSGKSSFTIDTLYAAAARQLNGARILAGRHDRISGLQHLDKVIDIDQSPIGRTPRSNPATYTGAFTQIRDWFAGLPESQARGYKPGRFSFNVKGGRCEACQGDGVLKIEMHFLPDVYVTCDVCHGARYNRETLEVKFKGHSIADVLDMTVEDAAAFFANVPPIRDKMAMLVEVGLGYVKVGQQATTLSGGEAQRVKLAKELSRRATGNTLYILDEPTTGLHFEDVRKLLEVLHALVEQGNTVVVIEHNLDVIKTADWIIDLGPEGGVKGGEIVAEGTPETVAAAPRSFTGRYLAPLLERGAKGKAA is encoded by the coding sequence ATGGCTCTCACCACGATCTCGGTCCGCGGCGCGCGCGAGCATAACCTCAAGGACGTCAGCGTCGACATCCCGCGCGATACGCTGACCGTCATCACCGGCCTGTCGGGCTCGGGGAAGTCCAGCCTCGCCTTCGACACCATCTATGCCGAGGGGCAGCGCCGCTACGTCGAGTCGCTGTCGGCCTATGCGCGCCAGTTCCTGGAGCTGATGCAGAAGCCCGACGTCGACCATATCGAGGGGCTGAGCCCGGCGATCTCGATCGAGCAGAAGACAACCAGCCGCAACCCGCGCTCGACCGTGGCGACCGTCACCGAGATCTACGATTACATGCGCCTGCTGTGGGCGCGCGTCGGCGTACCCTATTCGCCCGCCACCGGGCTGCCGATCGCGGCGCAGCAGATCAGCCAGATGGTCGACCGCGTGATGGCGCTGCCCGAGGGCACGCGCCTCTACCTGCTCGCCCCCGTCGTGCGCGGGCGCAAGGGCGAGTATCGCAAGGAGATGGCGGAGTGGCAGAAGGCGGGCTTCACCCGCGTCCGCATCGACGGCCAGCTCCATGAGATCGACGAGGCGCCCGCGCTCGACAAGAAATACAAGCACGACATCGAGGTCGTGGTCGACCGCCTCGTCGTCGGCGGCGACATCGCGACGCGGCTGGCCGACAGCTTCGAGCAGGCGCTGAAGCTGGCCGATGGCCTGGCCTATGTCGACCCCGCCGATCCCGCCAGGGACGAATACGAACCGCGCACGCCCGAGAGCGTCGTGCTGGGCGACCATGCGCCGCCGGGGCGGATCGTCTTTTCCGAAAAGTTCGCCTGTCCGGTCAGCGGCTTCACGATCGCGGAGATCGAGCCGCGGCTGTTCTCGTTCAACGCGCCGCAGGGCGCCTGCCCGGCGTGCGACGGGCTGGGCGAGAAGATGATCTTCGACGAGGATCTGGTCGTCCCCAACCACGATCTGTCGATCAAGAAGGGCGCGGTGGTGCCCTGGGCGAAGAGCAACCCGCCCTCGCCCTATTACATGCAGGTGATGGCGAGCCTGGCGCGCGAGTTCGGCTTCTCGCTCGACACGGCCTGGGGCGAGCTGCCGGGCGAGGTGAAGCTGGTGATCCTGCACGGCACCGGGGGCAAGCCCGTCACCCTGACCTTCGTCGACGGCAAGAAGTCGTATGACGTGAAGAAGCCGTTCGAGGGCGTGATCGGCAACCTCAACCGCCGCCTGCTCCAGACCGAGAGCGCGTGGATGAAGGAGGAGCTGTCCAAGTATCAGTCCAGCCAGGCGTGCGAGGTCTGCCACGGCGCGCGCCTGAAACCCGAGGCGCTGGCGGTGAAGATCGCGGGCGAGGACATCAGCCACGCGACGCGGATGAGCGTGGTGGACGCGCTCGCCTTCTTCACCGCGCTGCCCGACCATCTCGGTGACCAGCAGCGCGCGATCGCGGAGCGCATCCTGAAGGAGATCGTCGAACGGCTGGGGTTCCTCAACAACGTCGGGCTCGACTACCTCAACCTCGACCGCACCAGCGGCACGCTGTCGGGGGGCGAGAGCCAGCGCATCCGCCTCGCCAGCCAGATCGGCAGCGGGCTGTCGGGGGTGCTCTACGTCCTCGACGAGCCGTCGATCGGCCTGCACCAGCGCGACAACGACATGCTGCTGGCGACGCTCCGGCGGCTGCGCGACCTGGGCAATACCGTCATCGTGGTGGAGCATGACGAGGATGCGATCCGCATGGCGGACTATGTCATCGACATGGGGCCGGGCGCAGGCGTCCACGGCGGCAAGGTGGTGGCGCAGGGCACCGTCAAGCAGCTATTGAAGAGCAAGACCTCGGTCACGGCCGATTACCTCAACGGTACGAGGCTGGTGCCGCTGCCCGCGAAGCGGCGCAAGGGGTCGGGCAAGAAGCTGACCGTCCACAATGCGACCGCCAACAACCTGACGGGCGTGACCGCGTCGATCCCGCTCGGCACCTTCACCTGCATCACGGGCGTGTCGGGGTCGGGCAAGTCGAGCTTCACGATCGACACGCTCTATGCCGCCGCCGCACGGCAGCTGAACGGTGCGCGCATCCTGGCGGGCAGGCACGACAGGATCAGCGGGCTCCAGCATCTCGACAAGGTGATCGACATCGACCAGTCGCCGATCGGGCGCACCCCGCGATCGAACCCGGCCACCTATACCGGCGCGTTCACGCAGATCCGCGACTGGTTCGCCGGGCTGCCGGAAAGCCAGGCGCGCGGGTACAAGCCGGGGCGGTTCAGCTTCAACGTGAAGGGCGGACGGTGCGAGGCGTGCCAGGGCGACGGCGTGCTGAAGATCGAGATGCACTTCCTGCCCGACGTCTACGTCACCTGCGACGTGTGCCACGGCGCGCGCTACAACCGCGAGACGCTGGAGGTGAAGTTCAAGGGCCATTCGATCGCCGATGTCCTCGACATGACGGTGGAGGATGCCGCCGCCTTCTTCGCCAACGTGCCGCCGATCCGCGACAAGATGGCGATGCTGGTCGAGGTGGGGCTGGGCTACGTCAAGGTCGGGCAGCAGGCGACGACGCTGTCGGGCGGCGAGGCGCAGCGCGTCAAGCTGGCCAAGGAACTGTCGCGGCGCGCGACGGGGAATACGCTCTATATCCTGGACGAGCCGACGACGGGGCTGCATTTCGAGGACGTGCGCAAGCTGCTGGAGGTGCTCCACGCGCTGGTCGAGCAGGGCAATACGGTGGTGGTGATCGAGCACAACCTGGACGTCATCAAGACCGCCGACTGGATCATCGACCTGGGCCCCGAGGGCGGCGTGAAGGGCGGCGAGATCGTCGCGGAGGGTACGCCGGAAACGGTCGCGGCGGCACCGCGGAGCTTCACCGGGCGCTATCTGGCGCCGCTGCTGGAGCGCGGCGCGAAGGGGAAGGCGGCGTAG